CATGCTCCTATTGGTCCCATATCATCGCGCTCTTCGAGCAAGAGCTCCTGGGTCACGGCTATATCAGCCCCACCGACTTAGCGCTCTTCGAACGGGTCTGTTCCGTGGATGAAGCCGTGGCCAAGATCCAGCATTTCTACCACCGCTATCACAGCCTCCGGTTTGTACGGAGCCAACTCGTCATCCGGCTTACTGCAGAGCTGAACGCCGACGAGATCGCCGGGCTCACGGATCAATTCCAGGACATCCTCACGCCCGGTGGCGGCATCGCCCCATCCGGGGCGCTGGAGGCCGAACGGGATGATGCGGACCTCGTCCATCTGCCGCGCCTGGTGGTGGATTACAACCGCCGCGATTTCGGCCGGCTCAGGGCGCTCATCGATGCGATCAATGATCTGTAAGCCTATGCCGGGCGAAATACCATCGCTTCACACAGGGAAGCACCGAGCGATGATGGTTCCCTGGCAGGCAGAGATACTAGGGTTACCAGGGGGACGTTGGTGAATTATTTACTTTCCAGGCACTATGTTCATTTTCAGCAACGTCCCGTCCATAACCTGCGTGGCCGTCCGGCGTGCTCCCATAGCGCGGCGAGCCAAGGGCCATGCGGGTTTATCCGAGCCAGCTGAACCTATACTCCCCCAGCGGGTGGCTGCCGCGGATCTGGTCGACATGCCAGGCCCCGGTTTCTCTGGACGGCACCGTGAGATCGAAATGGCACATGGCGATGCCCATGTCCACGCGCTGCATATCCGCCTTGTTCGGCATGCGAATCAAAAAGGTAGAATTTCTCTTCATAAAGAAATGAAAGGTATGGCCTTGCTTGAGGATGCGCCAGGGCTGCTTATTGGCGGCCGAGGGAGCCAGGCGCACCATTTCCAGGGCCTCGGCATATTCCCCGGCTTCCGTTCGCGATAAGGGGCCACGGTCGGCAAAGAAGAGCTCTTCCCAGGGTTTGCGCTTGGCCGCCCCGACACTCCAGCGGGCAATACTGTCGAATGTGCGCATGTCGCCCTGATGTCCGACCGGCGAAATGGCGGCGATCATTTCATTGTCGCGGAGCGTAATGTGCCGGGCGAACCCGCTTTGACTGAACGTGCCGCCCAGCCAGCATGTCCCCAGGCCCAAATCCGTGGCCATCAGGACATTTTTCTGCATGAGATAACCGTAGTCTTCCAGCGCATACGGGCCGCGCTCCACGGCCCCGACCATAAACCCGGCCGGGTTGCGGATGAATCCATACGTGGAAAGGTTGTTGACGGCTTCACGGTCCTGGTCTGTGGCGGTAATGAGGGAAAAGCGCACCTGGGTGCCGAATGGCCCCGTGGTGTTGGCGGCCAGAAAGGCTTGCAAACGCTGCTCAAGGTCGGCGCCGAGCGGGGCTCCGTTGTAGGTCCGTATGGACCAGCGCTGTCTGATAAGGTCGGTTACGGGTTTGGAAAACATGTATTCCTCCTGGATGGGTGTTGGTATGCTTACTATTATATTTCGATAATTATCGAACTGTCAACTTGTAAATTGCAGCGCCTTGCGTTCCGCCCCGCTGAAACCCTATTCCGTGCCGCCGGAAAGCGAAAGCACGGCCGACACCGAGGCCAGGGTCTGCTGGTTGATCTTGGCTACCAGGAATTTGCCCTTGCGTTCGGTGACGATGAGATCGGCATTGGCCAGTTCCTTGAGATGGTGGGATATGGTCGGCGCGCCGATACTCATGCAGCCGATGATGTCCGAAATCAGGCACCCCTCTTGGCCGGCCTCGTATTGGATCTCGTGCTTTTTCTTGATCTCGAGATAGAGTTCCAGCCGGTTGGGGTGCGAAAGCGCTTTCATGATCTTAGCCAGATTTTTGATATCCATAGCCTGCCTGCCGTATTGGAGTACGCCTTTTGATTCGATGGCTGTCGAATTATGCTAGTACCCATATCGGGCGCGAAGGTCAAGCATCTTGTTCCTGCGGCCCCACGCAATGTTTTTAGAAGTGCTAAGCCCATTATTCCTTTCTGTCTCTAGCGCAGGAACAGCTGCCAGGTCAGGGGCGCGGCGGTATGGACGATCTTCTGCAAGGGCTTGCTCTGGTTCAAGATGCAATGCAATGATCCGTATTTGATGCTGAGCAGGCAGGCATTGCAGGAGATGCAGCGGGCATTGGAAGAGCCGCTGCCCTCCAGCCAGCGCCGCGGCAGGTCGGGTTCATTGACCAGCGGCCGGGCCAGCGCGATAAAGGCCGCCGCGCCGCCACTGACGATCTGCTCCAGCCGCTCGATATTGCGGTTGCCGCCCACCAGGATGACTGGGATGTTCAGATTCAGGTCCTCGACATATTTCAGAAAGTAGGACTGCTTCTCGGGCTTGACGATATTGGTGCGGGCCTCCGGTATGGGCACGGACACGAATCCGAGTTCGCGCTCGGGACGCACCAGGCAGTCCCACATGCCGCCGCTGACTTCGATGGCATCCACGCCCGTGGCCGCGATAAGGCTGGCCATTTCCGGGAAGCTCTCCCGGTTGGTCCCGCCCACTACATGGTCTTCGCAGTTGATCTTGATCAGGATGGGGAAATCGCCCACCAAGGCGCGGGCCTGGGCCACGATCTCGGCGATGATACGCACCCGGTTGGCGGCTGTTCCGCCGTACTCATCGTCGCGGCGGTTGGTGTAGGGCGAGAGAAAGCTGCTCAAGAGCCAGCCATGCCCGGCATGCAGCTGAACCCCGTCGAAGCCGGCCTGCTGCACCCGGACGATGGCCTGCGCAAAGGCCTCCACGATGGATCGTATCTCTTCCACGCTCAAGCGACGGGCCTGCTTGCGGGTGACCGGGCTGGCCACCACGGAGGGCGCGACCGCTTCCGCCCAGGTATTCTCATGTGTCACCTGCCGGCCGGCATGGTTGAGCTGGGCAATGACCTTGCAACCATCACCAGACTGGTGCACCGTAGCGGCGATCTGGCTGATTTCCGGGATGAAACGGTCATCATAGACACAGGCCTGTTTGGGCATGCCCTTGCCGGCCAGGGCCACGGCCATCTGCCCGGTGATGATCGTCCCTACCCCGCCCTGGGTCAGGGCCTGATACAGGTCGAGCATCTTCTGGGTGATGCGGCCGTCCTTGGTCATGGCCGCCTCATACGTGGCCGCTCGCACGAGACGGTTCTTGAGCTTCAGCCGACCGATTACACCTTCGGAAAAGACCGCGTATCTCTGCCGAGCCATTGCCGCCACCCCCGCATGGAGAATCTATGATCCAACCCGCAACACACAGCGCGCGATAAAGACATCACCCGTTTGCATACCCATCGTGCTAGAGAAATCAGGGCCTTGCAGCCCCGCACGGGCCGTGTCCTTTGGGGATAGCAGTCTTACTCAGGCCTGTCAACGGCGTTGCTCGGGCCGCGGCACGGACGCATCGCGCCGCCTCCGGGATTGATCGTGCGGCCCCATGGGGACAATGGAAAGTCAAAGGATCAACCTGACTCCGGTCAGAGTCCGATGCAGAAAGAAGAACATAGGGGACACTTTTTGACTCAGGCTATCCCTGGCCTTCGCCCTAAAGGGCACACGTAAAGTTTGTCCAATTCGGCTATCCTGCCGAATTGTGGAAAAAAGTGTCCCCCAGCCCCCCCACAAAAACTTTTCATGGTCAGAAGGCTATCTCGGTAAATTCCATCTCTAAAAGATCGATGAACAGCACCTTGCTCCGCAATGAAGCCGGCCTACCCAACACGATCTTGCCAGCCTCGGCTACTTGCAGACCGGCTATAACGGCCACGGCACAGGCGAGATTCCCGATTTCTTGCTCCACCCCCCTATCGTTGTGGCAGTGGGCATAGAGTTTCTCCAAGGTTCCGTCGCCCGGGTATTCGGTGAGGACCTGGCCATACCAGCCGCCGACACTGCCGTGGACCAGGGGGATGCCGTGTATCCGGCAGGCCTGCGCGAGTTCAAGCCGGCCGGAGATGTTGTCCAGGGCGTCAACCGCGACCTGGGTCCTTTCCAACAGCTTGACCCCATTGTCCCTTCCCAGGGCCGCCTTGACCGCCGTAACCCTGATGGCAGGGTTGATCTGACGTACCCGCTGGGCGGCGCATGCCGCCTTGGACCGTCCCAGGCTATGACGGGTGGCGTAGAGCTGCCGGTTGAGGTTGTCCTCGCTGAAGCTGTCCGGGTCGATTATCTTGATCGTGCCCACCCCGAGGCGCGCCAGTTCCTCCACGATATAACCGCCCAGTCCGCCGCATCCGATTACGGCGACCGCCGCATCGTGGAGCCGGAGCTGGTCCGCAGTGGAAAGCGCGGCCATGTTGCGGGCATAGCGCCGGGGCATGATGCCGAGTTCCAGCGCCGCCCGGTGGGCCTCGCGCAGGCTCACGGCATGCCGCCCGGCCACGGCGCGCAGATCTTCCTCGGCGATCAGGCCGCCCCTGGACAACCCGGATATGGTTTTACCTATGGCATTCATCCGCCGCCCACGGGCGGGAAAAGGGCGCAGGTCTCGGCCTCGGCAAGCCTATGATCCAATTCCTTGTGCCGGCCGTTGATCATGATCAGCGACACCTCTTTTTCCGGGATGTCCAAGGACGCGATGAGCTCCGCGACCGTGGTCCCGGCCTCGAAGACCAGGTCCTGTATCTTGAACCGTCCAGCCTGCAGCGAGGCGAAGAGTTTAACCGTTACCTTGATCGGCGGCATAATCCCTGCTCATGCTTAGGAAGTGCGCACCCCAGGTGTCCATGCATGCGGCTATCGCGATAAACGTACATATCATTTCGTTGAGGAAAAAGGGGGGGAACCCCCCCCTTCCCGTTTACCAGTTCATCACCTTATCAAGATCCTCGTCCTTGACCTCGAAGACCACATTGTGCGGGGCCAGCCTTTCATGCTTGAAATAACGCGGCAGCCTGTCATGCTGGGCAGTGAAACCGGCCTTGGCGTTGAACTCCCTTTCCATGGAAAGGATCCGTTTGCCCAGCGCGGTCACATCATCCGCGGTAAGCGCCGTGCCGTAAAAGGCATTCAGCAGGTCGATCAGGGCCTGGAAGGTTTCCGGCTGATCGAGGATGGCAAAGGCGATAAAGAGGCACATGCCGGTGGCGTCGATGGCCGCAGTTGCGATCTGAAGATTGCGCGAGAGCTCGATCTGCCCTTGTGTACCGAGCGGATCGACGAACCCGCCCACCTTGAGGATGTTGGTGGCGATCGCGTATCCCGCCGTATGGTCGGCCCCCATCGGGCTCGTGGCGTAGGTGACCCCGATGCCCTGCACGGCGCGGGGATCATAGGCCGGCATGGCCTGACCCTTGACGACCGGTACCCGCTCAACGCCCAAGGCCTTGCCGGCCACCTCGGCGCCACTGCCCAGGATCCGGCCCAGCGGTGTTCCCGCGCCGACCTCTTTGACCAGCCTCACGGCGCCGGCCGCGTCTCCGAACGGGATGATCCCGGCCTCCATGGCCACGCCGATGGTCGCACCCATCTCAATGGTGTCGAGCCCGAAGTTATCATCGAGAAAATCGAGTTCGGCGATGACATCCGGGTCGCTGATGCCGCAGTTGCCGCCATGGGACCAGACGGTTTCGTACTCCGGCTGCTTCGATATGAACTTGCCGTTTTTATCGACATAGGTACCCGAGCACTGGATCACGCAACCGGTATGGCACCCCTGCGTGGCAATGCCCCCCCTCTGGATCTCGATCTCGGCGAAGGTCTCACCGCTGATCTTGGCCGCGTCTTCGAAGACGCCGGTCTTGAAGTTTCTGGTCGGGTATCCCCCCGCCTCGCACAGGATGTTGGTCAAGACATTGGTGCCGTACGCGGGCAGGGACTGCCCGGTAACGGGATGGGCCTTGAGCCCGGCCGCGAAGACCTTGTTGGCTTGCTTGAATTTTTCCGGGTCCTTGGGCTGACGGGTGCTTAAGTCCTTCATATCGATGACGATGGCCTTCACACCCTTGGCGCCCATGACCGCGCCCACGCCGCCGCGCCCGGCATGCCGGCTGGGACGAGTCTCCATGTCCGTGATGGCGATGGAGGCCGCGGCGAGCTT
This region of bacterium genomic DNA includes:
- a CDS encoding NADH:flavin oxidoreductase: MARQRYAVFSEGVIGRLKLKNRLVRAATYEAAMTKDGRITQKMLDLYQALTQGGVGTIITGQMAVALAGKGMPKQACVYDDRFIPEISQIAATVHQSGDGCKVIAQLNHAGRQVTHENTWAEAVAPSVVASPVTRKQARRLSVEEIRSIVEAFAQAIVRVQQAGFDGVQLHAGHGWLLSSFLSPYTNRRDDEYGGTAANRVRIIAEIVAQARALVGDFPILIKINCEDHVVGGTNRESFPEMASLIAATGVDAIEVSGGMWDCLVRPERELGFVSVPIPEARTNIVKPEKQSYFLKYVEDLNLNIPVILVGGNRNIERLEQIVSGGAAAFIALARPLVNEPDLPRRWLEGSGSSNARCISCNACLLSIKYGSLHCILNQSKPLQKIVHTAAPLTWQLFLR
- a CDS encoding HesA/MoeB/ThiF family protein, producing the protein MNAIGKTISGLSRGGLIAEEDLRAVAGRHAVSLREAHRAALELGIMPRRYARNMAALSTADQLRLHDAAVAVIGCGGLGGYIVEELARLGVGTIKIIDPDSFSEDNLNRQLYATRHSLGRSKAACAAQRVRQINPAIRVTAVKAALGRDNGVKLLERTQVAVDALDNISGRLELAQACRIHGIPLVHGSVGGWYGQVLTEYPGDGTLEKLYAHCHNDRGVEQEIGNLACAVAVIAGLQVAEAGKIVLGRPASLRSKVLFIDLLEMEFTEIAF
- a CDS encoding MoaD/ThiS family protein; amino-acid sequence: MPPIKVTVKLFASLQAGRFKIQDLVFEAGTTVAELIASLDIPEKEVSLIMINGRHKELDHRLAEAETCALFPPVGGG
- a CDS encoding helix-turn-helix domain-containing protein, which translates into the protein MDIKNLAKIMKALSHPNRLELYLEIKKKHEIQYEAGQEGCLISDIIGCMSIGAPTISHHLKELANADLIVTERKGKFLVAKINQQTLASVSAVLSLSGGTE
- a CDS encoding nitroreductase family protein, encoding MFSKPVTDLIRQRWSIRTYNGAPLGADLEQRLQAFLAANTTGPFGTQVRFSLITATDQDREAVNNLSTYGFIRNPAGFMVGAVERGPYALEDYGYLMQKNVLMATDLGLGTCWLGGTFSQSGFARHITLRDNEMIAAISPVGHQGDMRTFDSIARWSVGAAKRKPWEELFFADRGPLSRTEAGEYAEALEMVRLAPSAANKQPWRILKQGHTFHFFMKRNSTFLIRMPNKADMQRVDMGIAMCHFDLTVPSRETGAWHVDQIRGSHPLGEYRFSWLG
- a CDS encoding aldehyde ferredoxin oxidoreductase C-terminal domain-containing protein, whose protein sequence is MDKLIRIDMGAVGGPKITEHPLGDYAGLGGRAMTSSVISREVPPLCHPLGAENKLVIAPGMLSGSIAVISGRLSIGCKSPLTGGIKEANSGGQAAIALSRLGYAALILEGKPSTDESYVIHVSKAGITIKPDNSLKGLPNYDLVEKMKAAYGEKIACISIGPAGEMKLAAASIAITDMETRPSRHAGRGGVGAVMGAKGVKAIVIDMKDLSTRQPKDPEKFKQANKVFAAGLKAHPVTGQSLPAYGTNVLTNILCEAGGYPTRNFKTGVFEDAAKISGETFAEIEIQRGGIATQGCHTGCVIQCSGTYVDKNGKFISKQPEYETVWSHGGNCGISDPDVIAELDFLDDNFGLDTIEMGATIGVAMEAGIIPFGDAAGAVRLVKEVGAGTPLGRILGSGAEVAGKALGVERVPVVKGQAMPAYDPRAVQGIGVTYATSPMGADHTAGYAIATNILKVGGFVDPLGTQGQIELSRNLQIATAAIDATGMCLFIAFAILDQPETFQALIDLLNAFYGTALTADDVTALGKRILSMEREFNAKAGFTAQHDRLPRYFKHERLAPHNVVFEVKDEDLDKVMNW